A genomic stretch from Pirellulales bacterium includes:
- the dnaB gene encoding replicative DNA helicase, whose protein sequence is MATHARVDTPNRTVSPDIFTRQVPHDLDAERAVLGSMLLEPSCCDDVVMTLSSHDFYDEAHATLCQHIIELHNEGVRVEATLLIDRLRQQGAYELVGGAAAIAELVGSTPHAAHAVHYAKIVREKAALRELIYASSENLREAYEVRFTPREVLDRADARMSRLLEDRAGGRIDNLKSVLSDALARIDQRMKNAGGISGLETGFVDLDATLGGLQSSELIILAARPSMGKTALAANIAEYASVDLGKVVLFVSLEMSRLELADRLLCSRARVNGHKLRNGTISMDELQGIIRTATQMNTAPLFIDDTPSRTMTEIAATARRLNGDGEKKPKLGLIVIDYLQLIEPDNADENRQEQVAKIARRLKALAREIDVPVLCLAQLNRQAEATKDNRPRLSHLRESGAIEQDADVVMFVHREEYYHTPDEIEEQRLAGKSLVIVAKHRNGPTGEVKLTWLQDYTRFENSAHEYGDGSF, encoded by the coding sequence ATGGCCACGCACGCGCGCGTCGACACTCCCAATCGCACGGTCTCGCCGGACATCTTCACCCGGCAGGTGCCTCACGACCTCGACGCTGAGCGGGCGGTGCTGGGCAGCATGTTGCTCGAGCCTTCGTGTTGCGATGACGTCGTCATGACGCTCAGTTCGCACGATTTCTACGACGAGGCGCACGCAACCCTGTGCCAGCACATCATCGAGCTGCACAACGAGGGGGTGCGGGTCGAAGCGACGCTGCTGATCGACCGCTTGCGGCAGCAGGGGGCGTACGAGCTCGTCGGCGGCGCCGCCGCGATCGCCGAGTTGGTCGGCTCGACGCCGCACGCGGCGCATGCCGTGCACTACGCCAAGATCGTCCGCGAAAAGGCGGCGCTGCGCGAGCTGATTTATGCCAGCAGCGAGAATCTACGCGAAGCCTACGAAGTGCGGTTTACGCCCCGCGAAGTCCTCGACCGCGCCGATGCCCGCATGTCCCGACTGCTCGAAGACCGGGCCGGCGGACGGATCGACAACCTCAAATCGGTGCTGAGCGACGCGCTGGCCCGCATCGACCAGCGCATGAAGAACGCCGGGGGGATCAGCGGCCTCGAAACCGGGTTCGTCGATCTCGATGCCACGCTCGGCGGGCTGCAATCGTCGGAGCTGATCATCCTGGCCGCCCGGCCGAGTATGGGCAAAACGGCGCTGGCGGCCAACATCGCCGAATATGCGTCCGTCGATCTTGGCAAGGTGGTGCTCTTCGTCAGCTTGGAAATGTCGCGGCTCGAACTGGCCGACCGTCTGTTGTGTTCCCGGGCTCGGGTCAACGGTCACAAGCTGCGCAACGGCACGATCTCCATGGATGAGCTGCAGGGCATCATCCGCACCGCGACGCAGATGAACACGGCGCCGCTGTTCATCGACGATACCCCCAGCCGGACGATGACCGAAATTGCCGCCACCGCGCGGAGGCTCAACGGCGACGGCGAAAAGAAGCCCAAGCTCGGCCTCATCGTGATCGACTATCTGCAGCTGATCGAGCCGGACAATGCCGACGAGAACCGCCAGGAGCAGGTGGCCAAGATCGCCCGGCGCCTCAAGGCGCTGGCCCGCGAAATCGACGTCCCGGTGCTGTGCCTGGCCCAGTTGAACCGGCAGGCTGAAGCGACAAAGGACAACCGGCCGCGACTGTCGCACCTGCGTGAAAGCGGTGCCATCGAGCAGGATGCCGACGTCGTGATGTTCGTCCACCGCGAAGAATACTATCACACCCCCGACGAGATCGAGGAACAGCGCCTGGCGGGCAAGTCGCTGGTGATCGTGGCGAAACACCGCAATGGTCCGACCGGCGAGGTCAAATTGACCTGGTTGCAGGATTACACGCGGTTCGAGAATTCGGCGCACGAATACGGCGACGGCAGCTTCTAG